GCTCGACCAGCTGGTCCAGCGTCGTGCCCAGGGCGCGCGCGATCGGTACCAGCTGGTCCAGGGCGATGCGGCGCCGGCCGGTCTCGATGCGGCTGAGGTTCGACGGGCTCAGATCGCAGCGGGCGGCCAGCGAGTCCAGGGTCCAGCCCCGGGCCAGGCGCAGGCTGCGGATGCGCCGACGGACCAGGGCGTCGGTGTCGGTGTCGGTGCTATCGGTGTCGGTGCTATCGGTGTCGGTGTGGGAGCCCGGTTCTTGCGCCATAGGCAAGATGATATGCCTCAGACGCAGATGGCGCCTACGCTGGCGGTATGGATCACCAGCGCGCGCACCACTACTCCGACCACGCCTCTCACCACTCGGACCATGCCTCCGACCACGCTTCTCACCACTCGGGCCATCTCTCCGGCAATGCCTCCGACCATGCCTCCGACACCTCTGTCGCCGACATCCTCGACCTCGACGCCGAAGTGCTCGGCCCCTACCTGGAGGAGCTGACCGGCTGGGCCCGCAGCCACACCAAGGCCGCGCCCCACACCATCGTCGACGTCGGCGCGGGCACCGGAACCGGCACCCTGGCCCTGGCCCGCCGCTTCGAGGCGGCCGAGGTGATCGCGATCGACCAGTCGCCGACCATGCTCGAACGCCTCCGGGCCGCGGCCGCCGCGCACGGCATCGCCGGCCGTCTGCGCGCCGTCCAGGCCGACCTCGACGCCGGCTGGCCGCCGATCGGCACCGCCGACCTGGCCTGGGCCTCCTCCTCGCTGCACCACGTCGCCGACCCCGACCGGGTCCTGGCCGACGTCCGCGCCGCGCTGAATCCCGGCGGCCTGCTGGTGGTCGTCGAGATGGACGCCATGCCGCGCTTCCTGCCCGAGGACGTCCATCCCGGCCTGGAAGAACGCTGCCGCGCCGCCGGAGCCCGCAACGGCTGGAACGCCTGGCCGGACTGGACCGGCCATCTGGAACGCGCCGGATTCACCGTCGCCGAGCAGCGCGTCTTCGACATCGATGTCCGTCCGGCGCCGCCGGCCGCCAATCGCTACGCGCACCGCGTCATGAGCGGCATGCGCAATCGCTTGGCCGAGCAGTTGTCGGCCGACGACGTGGCCGTACTGGACCGGCTGCTCGATCCCGACGACACGGAGTTCGTGCTGCGGCGCCGTGACCTGGTGGTCCGCGGCGCGCGCACGGCCTGGGCTGCGCATCGCGCGTAGCGTGCGCGGCCCGGGCCTTCTGAGGCGATACCGTGCCATCATGCCCGACACCCAGTACGAAGACCTGCTGCACCGCGTCCTGACCTCGGGGACGGCGAAATCCGACCGGACCGGTGTCGGGACGCGGTCGCTGTTCGGACATCAGCTCCGCTACCCCCTGCAGGACGGCTTCCCGCTCATCACGACGAAGAAGGTCCACTTCAAGTCGGTCGCCTACGAGCTGCTGTGGTTCCTGCGCGGCGAGGGCAACGTGCGCTGGCTGCAGGAGCACGGGGTCTCGATCTGGGACGAGTGGGCCGCCGAGGACGGCGACCTGGGACCGGTGTACGGCGTGCAGTGGCGGTCCTGGCCCACGCCCGACGGCCGGCACATCGACCAGATCGCCGAGGTGCTGCGGCTGCTGCGCGCGAACCCGGACTCGCGGCGCATCATCGTGTCCGCCTGGAACGTCGCGGAACTGGAGAACATGGCGCTGCCGCCGTGCCACGCCTTCTTCCAGTTCTACGTGGCCGACGGCCGCCTGTCCTGCCAGCTCTACCAGCGCAGCGCGGACATGTTCCTGGGCGTGCCGTTCAACATCGCCTCCTACGCGCTGCTCACCCACATGATCGCGGCGCAGACCGGCCTCGAGGTCGGCGACCTGGTGTGGACCGGCGGCGACATCCACATCTACGACAACCACGTCGAGCAGGCGGAGCTGCTGCTCACCCGCGAGGCGCGGCCGTTCCCGACGCTGGAGCTCAAGCCCGCGGACTCGCTGTTCGACTACACCTACGCGGACATCGCAGTGCTCGGATACGACCCGCATCCGGCGATCAAGGCGCCGGTGGCGGTGTGAACGGTGTACGCGGTGTGAGCGGTGTGAGGGCCGTGAGCACTGTGAATGGTTCGAGGCCGGCCGCAGGCTTCTGATTCAGAGCTGGGGAGCGGGCTGCGGCAGGGCGTGCGCGCCCTCCGGCCGCAGCCCGTCGAAGATGATCGCCAGGTAGCGCCGCCACAGATCCGGCGACGCGTCCGGCACGTAGCCGCTGACGTAGTTCGGCGCGCACATCAGCAGGAAGACGTCGGTGCCGGTGACGTCGGCCCGGACCGCGCCGTGTTCCCGGGCCCGGGCGACCAGGTCCTCTATTGCTTGGAACAGCGCCGATTGGGCTTGCTGCACCTCGGGTTTCAGCTCCCCGGCGGCCATCAGGAACGACAGATCGCGCTGCTGTCGCTGGTGGCCGGCCGCGATGAGGAACTCCAGCAGCGCCGCGCCCGGATCCTCGGCGTCCAGTAGGCGCTCGCAAGTCGCGCGCAGGTCCTCCACCCGGTCCAGGACGATGGCGGCGATCAGGTCGTCCTTGGTCGGGAAGTGCCGGAACACCGTCCCCTTGCCGACGCCGGCGCGGCGCGCGATGTCCGCGACCGAGGCCTCCAGGCCGTGCTCGGCGAACTCGTCGGCGGCCGCGGCGAGCAGCAGCGCGCGGTTGCGGGCCGCGTCGGCGCGCAGGGGGCGGCTGGTCGCTGGGGTGTCCACGGCCGCAGCCTAACAAGTTGACCGCCCGGTCCGCTTATCGCTAGCCTCCTGCCGGGCGGAAGATGACCGCCCGGTCCGTTTTCTGGAGGGGCAGTGGACGCAGTAGTGGACAGCCAGCAGGAATCGATGAAAGCCGTCGTCGCCACCGACTACGGCCCGCCGGAGCAGTACGCGGTCGCCGAGGTGCCGGTGCCGCGACCCGGACCAGGACAGATGCAGGTACGGATCGCCGCGGCCTCGGTCAACCCGGCCGACGTGCGGCTGCCCGGCGGGGAGTTCCGCGACGTGGTCGACGCCGAGTTCCCTTACATCCCCGGCGTCGACTTCGCCGGGATGGTGACCGAGATCGGCGACGGCGTCAGCGCCTACGCGGTCGGGGACGAGGTGTTCGGTACGGCGGTCCCCAGGGTGCTGCGCGCCATGGCCGGGACGCGGCCGTCGGTGGGGACCGGTGCGATGGCCGAGTACGCCGTCGTCGAGGCGGACACGCCGCTGATCGCGCACCGTCCCGACGGCCTGGCCGCCCCGGACGCCGCGGCGCTGGCCACCGCCGGCCAGGCCGCGCTGGCCATTTCGAAGGCCGCGGACGTCCAGCCGGGGGAGCGGGTGCTCGTCGTCGGAGCGACCGGCGGCGTGGGGACTGCGCTGCTGCCGCTGCTCGCCGCCGCGAAGGCCCAAGTGATCGCCACAGCGACGGAGACTGATGCCGACGTGATGGTCGGGCTCGGCGCGACGGAGGTCATCGGCTATCAGGAGGCCGGCTACCCGGCCGATGTGGACGTCGCGATCAACGTGGTGCTGCCGGGCGACGGCCTGGCCGGGGTGGCCGCGGCGCTGCGTCCCGGTGGCAGGCTCGTGACGATCACGTTCCCGATCACCACGCCGGAGCTGATCCGGCGCGACGACGTCGAGCTGCGGTTCATCCTCGACATGGACGGCGAACTGGCCTCGATGCGCGACGTCGGGGAAGCTGGCGCGCGCGGGGAACTGCGCGCCACGATCGCGCGCCGGTACAGCCTGGACGAGGGACCGCAGGCGTGTGCCGACTTCCTGCGGGAGCACACGCTGGGCAAGCGGGTCGTGGTTCTCTAGCCAAATGTCGCCCTAGCCGGGTATCGCTCCCAGCACTACTCCCCGAGCTACACACCGTCGAGATAAGCCCGTGCCTGCAACGAATACAGCTGCGCGTACTGCCCGCCGGCGGCCATGAGCTGTGCGATGCCCGCCGGCGCGCTGACCGCCGCCACCAGCCGGCGCTGCAACGTGACCACCATGCGCGCCCTGACGACGGCGGACAGCGCGTCCTGCGCCGGACCGCGCAGCAGCGACACGCCGTAACAGACTCCTGCGAAAGCCAGCGCCACGAGCAGCGAGTGGCCCGCGCGCGAGCCCAGGCCGTCCCGGGCGGCGGCCGGGATGCGGCCGGTGGCCCGGCCCATCGCGACCAGCGTCAGGTTCGGCAGGACGGCCTCGGCCACGACGAACACCGCGACCGCCGCCATCAGCGCCGGGCTGACAGATACCAACAGACGCAGCGCGCGAACGCGGCGCGAGGACTTCAGGGCGGCGACGGGGTGCGCCAAGCGGGACAGCACGGGCCGCAACGGTGACGGTGGCTTCGGCACGGGATCCACCGTGGCCGAGGCCCGTTCGGCGTCGCAACCGTGTTTTCCGTCAGCGAACAGGCCGTTTCATTCCAGCGACAGGTACTCCTGCGGCGGCTCGGTGAGCCCCGGATCGCCGGCCCAGTAGTGGTCGCCCTTGATGGCCGTCATCGCCCAGTGCCAGGCCTCGTCGTGGAAGACCAGGCCCCGGTACGGCTTGTCGGGCGGTTCGTAGTCGTACCACTGCTCGGCCGCCTCGTCGGCCTCGGCCCCCGTCATGCCGCCGTACGTGCGCATCACCCATGCGTACCGTCTGCGCTCGGCGGCCAGGTACCGCGCGTACTCCTCCTCCGGCCACGGCGGCCAGTCCTCGTTCTCGCCGACGTCGTTGCCCATTCGGCGATGCTAACCGCCCAGCCGCAGCGCCGCCCCCGCGAACTCCAGCAGCAGATCGCACGTCATCTGCGGGTCCTCGTACATCGGCGTGTGGCCGATGTCCGGCAGCACCACCACCCGCGCCCCGGGCACCGCGCGGTAGTCCTCGGCCGACGACGCGTGCCAGCGGGCGTCCTGGGCACCGAAGAACACCAGCAGCGGCTTGCCGAGTTCGGCGAGCCGGTCCGGGAGTGTGCGTTCCCTGATGTGGGCCAGCGACCCGCGCGCGGTCCCGGCCAGGGCCCGGTGCGTCATCCGGCGCGTGTCCTCGACCAGCGCGTCCGGCAGCGGCGCCGCCGGCCGGGCGAACGCGGTGCTCAGGCTCTTGCGCACGATGGCCTCGGTGAACGCCCGCCACAGCAGCGCGCCGGGCACGCGGGCGAACAGCAGCCGGCTCAGCGCGCCGCCGGAGGTGTCGGCCTCGGGGCTGGGCCCGGTGCTGATCAGGGCCAGTGCCGAGACTGTCTCAGGACGCTGCCGCGCCAGATCGGAGACCACGTAGCCGCCGGTGGAGTGCCCGACGGCGACCGCCACGCGCTGCACCCCGAGCCG
Above is a genomic segment from Catenulispora sp. MAP5-51 containing:
- a CDS encoding NADP-dependent oxidoreductase, whose amino-acid sequence is MDAVVDSQQESMKAVVATDYGPPEQYAVAEVPVPRPGPGQMQVRIAAASVNPADVRLPGGEFRDVVDAEFPYIPGVDFAGMVTEIGDGVSAYAVGDEVFGTAVPRVLRAMAGTRPSVGTGAMAEYAVVEADTPLIAHRPDGLAAPDAAALATAGQAALAISKAADVQPGERVLVVGATGGVGTALLPLLAAAKAQVIATATETDADVMVGLGATEVIGYQEAGYPADVDVAINVVLPGDGLAGVAAALRPGGRLVTITFPITTPELIRRDDVELRFILDMDGELASMRDVGEAGARGELRATIARRYSLDEGPQACADFLREHTLGKRVVVL
- a CDS encoding TetR/AcrR family transcriptional regulator, translating into MDTPATSRPLRADAARNRALLLAAAADEFAEHGLEASVADIARRAGVGKGTVFRHFPTKDDLIAAIVLDRVEDLRATCERLLDAEDPGAALLEFLIAAGHQRQQRDLSFLMAAGELKPEVQQAQSALFQAIEDLVARAREHGAVRADVTGTDVFLLMCAPNYVSGYVPDASPDLWRRYLAIIFDGLRPEGAHALPQPAPQL
- a CDS encoding alpha/beta fold hydrolase codes for the protein MGQHTQQVDVGDATLHVRTDGAADAPVLLLVHGLGASTAWWNPVVPCLADAYRVVRVDLAGHGRSQGLDTPGAYGIPGHAERVGTVLDRLGVQRVAVAVGHSTGGYVVSDLARQRPETVSALALISTGPSPEADTSGGALSRLLFARVPGALLWRAFTEAIVRKSLSTAFARPAAPLPDALVEDTRRMTHRALAGTARGSLAHIRERTLPDRLAELGKPLLVFFGAQDARWHASSAEDYRAVPGARVVVLPDIGHTPMYEDPQMTCDLLLEFAGAALRLGG
- a CDS encoding methyltransferase domain-containing protein; this translates as MDHQRAHHYSDHASHHSDHASDHASHHSGHLSGNASDHASDTSVADILDLDAEVLGPYLEELTGWARSHTKAAPHTIVDVGAGTGTGTLALARRFEAAEVIAIDQSPTMLERLRAAAAAHGIAGRLRAVQADLDAGWPPIGTADLAWASSSLHHVADPDRVLADVRAALNPGGLLVVVEMDAMPRFLPEDVHPGLEERCRAAGARNGWNAWPDWTGHLERAGFTVAEQRVFDIDVRPAPPAANRYAHRVMSGMRNRLAEQLSADDVAVLDRLLDPDDTEFVLRRRDLVVRGARTAWAAHRA
- a CDS encoding thymidylate synthase gives rise to the protein MPDTQYEDLLHRVLTSGTAKSDRTGVGTRSLFGHQLRYPLQDGFPLITTKKVHFKSVAYELLWFLRGEGNVRWLQEHGVSIWDEWAAEDGDLGPVYGVQWRSWPTPDGRHIDQIAEVLRLLRANPDSRRIIVSAWNVAELENMALPPCHAFFQFYVADGRLSCQLYQRSADMFLGVPFNIASYALLTHMIAAQTGLEVGDLVWTGGDIHIYDNHVEQAELLLTREARPFPTLELKPADSLFDYTYADIAVLGYDPHPAIKAPVAV